Proteins encoded in a region of the Candidatus Omnitrophota bacterium genome:
- a CDS encoding ROK family protein, translating to MTVRQTLFRDQVLSDRERKNLAILDVIRKSGPVTRTEISKVTKLNIVTVSNYVNSYVDKNLVVEKGFDVSSGGRKPTLVELNAKMGNVIGVDIGPVNMVAVITDLANGVIGKVKRPRPRGPMNEVITSSIEIIYEIMEKTKIDKNKVKGVGLGISGVIDALAGTVRDTDSLRGRTTGSYASVKALVQKEFSIPTFVGNDATVAAFGEKRLGLEQEIDDMLYVYSDVGCGIIIKGEIYCGAGGSAGEIQLMVDNPGSPLQGKDLSYLRPWGVDLGITQAAKSILLKERPDSKMLEIAGGDIENITPEIVIEAAKAKDKIAIEIIENAGLNLGVRIAYLINLFNPEVVVIGGGIEQAGEILLGPVRTAVRSLAFEEPANTVKIVPSRLGDSAVALGAAALVMREIFAQI from the coding sequence ATGACGGTTAGGCAGACATTATTCAGGGATCAGGTTCTTTCAGACAGGGAAAGGAAGAATCTTGCCATACTTGATGTGATAAGAAAAAGCGGGCCTGTAACCAGAACAGAGATATCAAAGGTAACAAAGCTCAATATTGTTACGGTTTCTAATTATGTGAATAGTTATGTTGATAAAAACCTTGTTGTAGAGAAAGGTTTTGACGTGTCTTCAGGCGGCAGGAAACCCACTTTGGTTGAGCTTAATGCCAAAATGGGTAATGTTATCGGTGTTGATATAGGCCCGGTCAATATGGTAGCAGTTATTACGGACCTTGCCAACGGCGTTATCGGCAAGGTAAAGAGGCCCAGGCCCAGGGGCCCTATGAATGAAGTAATAACAAGTTCTATTGAAATAATTTATGAAATTATGGAGAAAACAAAGATTGATAAAAACAAGGTAAAGGGAGTTGGTTTAGGCATATCAGGTGTAATAGATGCTTTAGCAGGCACTGTAAGGGATACAGATTCGTTAAGGGGCCGGACAACAGGCAGTTACGCCTCTGTAAAGGCCCTTGTGCAGAAAGAGTTTAGCATACCGACATTTGTTGGTAATGACGCTACCGTGGCTGCTTTCGGAGAAAAAAGGCTTGGTTTGGAACAAGAGATAGATGATATGCTTTATGTCTATTCCGATGTAGGATGCGGTATTATCATCAAAGGTGAAATATATTGTGGCGCGGGAGGAAGCGCCGGCGAGATACAGTTAATGGTTGATAATCCCGGATCTCCTTTACAAGGCAAAGACCTGTCTTATTTAAGGCCTTGGGGCGTTGACTTAGGCATAACCCAGGCCGCTAAGTCCATACTTTTAAAGGAGCGGCCCGATTCAAAAATGCTTGAAATTGCCGGCGGAGATATTGAAAATATAACACCCGAAATCGTAATAGAGGCGGCAAAGGCTAAAGATAAAATAGCTATTGAGATAATAGAAAATGCCGGTTTAAACTTAGGTGTGCGCATAGCATATCTTATTAATCTGTTTAATCCCGAAGTTGTGGTTATAGGCGGCGGCATAGAGCAGGCAGGAGAGATATTACTTGGCCCCGTAAGGACGGCTGTAAGGAGCCTTGCTTTTGAAGAGCCGGCAAATACAGTAAAAATCGTGCCGTCAAGGCTTGGTGACAGCGCGGTTGCTCTTGGCGCGGCGGCGCTTGTAATGAGAGAAATATTCGCCCAGATTTGA